In one window of Rathayibacter caricis DSM 15933 DNA:
- a CDS encoding DUF6350 family protein, which translates to MNRITVALLAAFDAALSALLGIAITLVPLTVLWAVQYDTAVDWAVFWRLAADAWLMGHGADLRASLAPDSALALGLPGGTDAFTVTIAPLAFALLAILLGARTGRRAQESPFRFIGFTAAIATYFAIAFLVTLGSATESATIAPVQGAVLPPLVFGLGVAIGAVLHSARSGERDRLGELVSDAAARLPEPALPLVLTSLRAGALAAAGVVGAAAVLVAVLLVVGYTSVVALYEGLGSEALGGLVLTLGQLAFVPDLVIWAASWLIGPGFALGAGSSVGPAGTLLGPVPSIPFLGALPQGDLPFGFLGLLVPILAGFLAGWRVRRPLIEALDGRSLLRWGAVAAAGTGVVGGVVLGLLAWAAAGSAGPGRLAVVGPDPLVVGAIAALELALAAGLGLAAGRPARD; encoded by the coding sequence ATGAACCGGATCACCGTCGCCCTCCTCGCCGCCTTCGACGCCGCGCTCTCGGCTCTCCTGGGCATCGCGATCACGCTCGTCCCGCTCACCGTCCTCTGGGCGGTGCAGTACGACACGGCCGTCGACTGGGCCGTGTTCTGGCGCCTCGCGGCCGACGCCTGGCTGATGGGCCACGGTGCCGACCTGCGGGCGAGCCTCGCCCCCGACTCGGCGCTCGCTCTGGGGCTGCCCGGCGGCACGGACGCCTTCACCGTCACGATCGCGCCCCTCGCCTTCGCGCTGCTCGCGATCCTCCTCGGCGCCCGCACCGGTCGACGGGCGCAGGAGTCGCCGTTCCGCTTCATCGGGTTCACCGCGGCGATCGCGACCTACTTCGCCATCGCGTTCCTGGTGACACTCGGGTCCGCCACGGAGTCGGCGACGATCGCCCCCGTGCAGGGTGCCGTCCTGCCGCCGCTCGTGTTCGGTCTCGGCGTCGCGATCGGAGCGGTCCTCCACTCCGCCCGCAGCGGCGAGAGGGACCGCCTCGGCGAGCTGGTCTCGGACGCGGCGGCCCGGCTGCCGGAGCCCGCGCTGCCGCTCGTGCTCACATCGCTGCGAGCCGGAGCGCTGGCGGCGGCCGGCGTCGTCGGCGCTGCCGCGGTGCTCGTCGCCGTGCTCCTCGTCGTCGGATACACCTCGGTCGTCGCGCTCTACGAGGGTCTGGGCTCGGAGGCGCTCGGCGGGCTCGTGCTGACGCTCGGGCAGCTGGCCTTCGTGCCCGACCTCGTGATCTGGGCGGCGAGCTGGCTGATCGGGCCGGGCTTCGCACTCGGCGCGGGCTCGTCGGTCGGACCGGCCGGGACCCTGCTCGGGCCCGTACCGTCGATCCCGTTCCTCGGAGCCCTGCCGCAGGGCGACCTGCCGTTCGGGTTCCTCGGACTCCTCGTCCCGATCCTCGCCGGGTTCCTCGCGGGATGGCGCGTCCGCCGCCCGCTGATCGAGGCGCTCGACGGCCGCTCCCTGCTGCGCTGGGGCGCGGTCGCGGCGGCCGGCACCGGGGTGGTCGGGGGCGTCGTCCTCGGGCTGCTCGCCTGGGCGGCGGCGGGCTCCGCCGGACCGGGGCGGCTCGCGGTCGTGGGGCCGGATCCGCTCGTCGTCGGCGCGATCGCCGCACTGGAACTGGCCCTCGCCGCCGGGCTCGGCCTCGCCGCGGGCAGGCCCGCGCGCGACTGA
- a CDS encoding TMEM175 family protein yields MTRTPAERTERGLDRLVNFSDAVTAIAITFLVLPLVDVVEEGGYDDLGPLLADHSGTLAAFVVTFAVIGRLWLVQHAVFEEVRAYSPALVAVNFVWLAAIVLLPFAANLLSTVFTDDPSVFALYIGVVIAASAATLGMRLLLRRDPALGAGAPQPLSRPLIVLGLLGVALVLAVAVPAVNMLWLLLLLLLEPLDRWARRRRPRASARPVRTPRGLDRLVNFSDATVAIAITLLVLPLVQLAPEIAESGGGVAALLDDHLDQVLAFALSFVLIAVFWIPHHRVFERADDYDGPLAWLDLLWLAAVAFFPFATGVIALLPDSRGTIGLYVGTMVVMSGALVLIERHLERRPELLREGVAGAPLRRALVPFGLLVLAFALAMAAPSLWWLLVLLLQRPVQVLLERRRPAG; encoded by the coding sequence GTGACGAGGACACCGGCGGAGCGGACCGAGCGCGGCCTGGACAGGCTCGTGAACTTCAGCGACGCCGTCACGGCGATCGCGATCACGTTCCTGGTGCTGCCGCTCGTCGACGTCGTCGAGGAGGGCGGGTACGACGACCTCGGCCCCCTGCTGGCGGACCACTCCGGCACGCTGGCGGCGTTCGTCGTGACCTTCGCGGTCATCGGACGCCTGTGGCTGGTGCAGCACGCCGTCTTCGAGGAGGTGCGCGCCTACTCCCCCGCGCTCGTCGCGGTGAACTTCGTCTGGCTCGCGGCGATCGTCCTCCTTCCGTTCGCGGCGAACCTGCTCTCGACCGTGTTCACCGACGATCCGTCCGTCTTCGCCCTCTACATCGGAGTGGTCATCGCGGCGAGCGCCGCCACCCTCGGCATGCGGCTGCTTCTGCGCCGGGACCCCGCGCTCGGTGCCGGAGCCCCGCAGCCGCTGTCCCGCCCGCTGATCGTCCTCGGGCTGCTCGGCGTCGCGCTCGTCCTCGCGGTGGCAGTGCCCGCGGTGAACATGCTCTGGCTGCTGCTGCTCCTGCTCCTGGAGCCGCTGGACCGATGGGCGAGGCGCAGGCGTCCTCGGGCCTCTGCCCGTCCCGTCCGCACCCCTCGGGGACTGGACCGCCTCGTCAACTTCTCGGACGCGACCGTCGCCATCGCCATCACCCTCCTGGTGCTGCCGCTCGTGCAGCTCGCTCCGGAGATCGCCGAGAGCGGAGGGGGCGTGGCGGCGCTCCTCGACGACCACCTCGACCAGGTGCTCGCGTTCGCCCTGTCGTTCGTCCTGATCGCCGTGTTCTGGATCCCCCACCACCGCGTCTTCGAGCGTGCCGACGACTACGACGGCCCGCTGGCCTGGCTCGATCTGCTCTGGCTCGCCGCCGTGGCGTTCTTCCCCTTCGCCACGGGCGTGATCGCGCTGCTCCCCGACTCCCGCGGGACGATCGGCCTCTACGTCGGGACCATGGTCGTGATGAGCGGCGCGCTCGTGCTGATCGAGAGGCACCTGGAGCGACGCCCGGAGCTGCTGCGGGAGGGCGTCGCCGGAGCGCCCCTGCGCCGGGCGCTCGTGCCGTTCGGTCTGCTGGTGCTCGCGTTCGCGCTCGCGATGGCGGCGCCCTCGCTCTGGTGGCTGCTGGTCCTGCTGCTGCAGCGGCCGGTGCAGGTCCTGCTCGAGCGGAGGCGTCCCGCCGGCTAG
- a CDS encoding LLM class flavin-dependent oxidoreductase, with product MTRRLGLDFLTFVPYPEGPEQPGDAARSLEDGLALFELAEELGYGTGWVRVRHFERFLASPMTFFAAASQRTRRLRLGTAVIGARYEAPIRLAEDAATVDLLSGGRLDLGVSSGFAHLASVFDGVFGQGEGEFRAEAQERIRRLREALSGEVLGIAESALMSVPVGDPLIQHPHAPGLADRIWYGAGTVSSAVRAGEQGMHLQVSTLNTEETGLPFAEQQAVQIRAYREAFRAAHPERTSRVTAGRIVLPLLDAADERAHRAFIDGYLARMNDDGTPRTADRSIIAAPMRFSPLHLGSPEEIVASLAADPALAEADSLTLTLPAVGGVESHRRILRTVAERIAPELGWAPER from the coding sequence GTGACCCGCAGACTCGGCCTCGACTTCCTCACCTTCGTCCCGTATCCGGAGGGGCCCGAGCAGCCGGGCGACGCCGCGCGCAGCCTGGAGGACGGGCTCGCCCTCTTCGAGCTCGCCGAGGAGCTCGGCTACGGCACCGGCTGGGTGCGGGTGCGCCACTTCGAGCGCTTCCTGGCCTCGCCGATGACCTTCTTCGCGGCCGCCTCGCAGCGCACGCGGCGCCTCCGCCTGGGCACCGCCGTCATCGGCGCGCGCTACGAGGCGCCGATCCGCCTCGCCGAGGACGCGGCGACCGTCGACCTGCTGTCGGGCGGCCGCCTCGATCTGGGGGTGAGCAGCGGATTCGCGCACCTCGCGTCGGTTTTCGACGGGGTCTTCGGGCAGGGCGAGGGCGAGTTCCGTGCCGAGGCTCAGGAGCGGATCCGCCGGCTGCGCGAGGCCCTCTCGGGCGAGGTTCTCGGGATCGCGGAGTCGGCGCTGATGTCGGTGCCGGTCGGCGATCCGCTCATTCAGCATCCGCACGCCCCGGGACTCGCGGACCGGATCTGGTACGGCGCCGGCACCGTCTCCTCCGCGGTGCGCGCCGGCGAGCAGGGCATGCACCTGCAGGTCTCCACCCTCAACACGGAGGAGACCGGTCTGCCGTTCGCCGAGCAGCAGGCGGTGCAGATCCGCGCCTACCGCGAGGCGTTCCGCGCCGCGCATCCCGAGCGGACCTCGCGCGTCACCGCCGGCCGCATCGTGCTGCCCCTCCTGGACGCCGCCGACGAGCGGGCCCACCGCGCCTTCATCGACGGCTACCTCGCGCGGATGAACGACGACGGCACGCCGCGCACGGCCGACCGCTCGATCATCGCGGCTCCCATGCGCTTCAGCCCGCTGCACCTCGGCTCGCCGGAGGAGATCGTCGCGTCGCTCGCCGCCGATCCGGCCCTCGCGGAGGCGGACTCGCTGACGCTGACGCTCCCCGCGGTGGGAGGGGTGGAGTCGCACCGCCGGATCCTGCGGACGGTGGCCGAGCGGATCGCACCCGAGCTGGGCTGGGCACCCGAGCGCTAG
- the purN gene encoding phosphoribosylglycinamide formyltransferase, giving the protein MLKLVVLISGGGSNLRALLEATRDDRFPARVVAVGSDTDAEGLRHAEAFDVPSFTVTPHAFASRDAWGEELLASIREWEPDLVVCAGFMRILPPVVVDALSPRMINTHPALLPLFPGAHAVRDALAAGATETGVTVHVIDTGVDTGPVIAQESLAVLPGESEHALHERIKTIERRLLVQTVLDIAHGTVDLEELARA; this is encoded by the coding sequence GTGCTGAAGCTCGTCGTACTGATCTCCGGCGGCGGTTCCAACCTCCGCGCCCTCCTGGAGGCGACCCGGGACGACCGCTTCCCGGCGCGCGTGGTCGCCGTCGGCAGCGACACCGACGCCGAGGGGCTGCGGCACGCGGAGGCGTTCGACGTCCCCTCCTTCACCGTCACCCCGCACGCCTTCGCCTCCCGCGACGCGTGGGGCGAGGAGCTGCTCGCGAGCATCCGCGAGTGGGAGCCCGACCTCGTGGTCTGCGCGGGATTCATGCGGATCCTGCCTCCCGTCGTCGTCGACGCCCTCAGCCCGCGGATGATCAACACCCACCCCGCCCTGCTCCCGCTGTTCCCCGGTGCCCACGCCGTGCGCGACGCGCTCGCGGCCGGCGCGACCGAGACCGGGGTCACCGTGCACGTGATCGACACCGGAGTCGACACCGGCCCCGTGATCGCCCAGGAGAGCCTCGCCGTGCTCCCCGGCGAGAGCGAGCACGCTCTGCACGAGCGCATCAAGACCATCGAGCGTCGCCTGCTGGTGCAGACGGTGCTCGACATCGCCCACGGAACCGTCGATCTCGAGGAGCTCGCCCGAGCATGA